A region from the Pelagovum pacificum genome encodes:
- the ku gene encoding non-homologous end joining protein Ku, which translates to MASRAIWKGQLRLSLVSIPIEIHSARNSGARVSFRQIHGPSGKPVHYEKVVQGVGPVENDDIMKGYETDDGEYVLLEPDEIDAIRLETKKTLELVQFVEASEIAPIWFDRPYYVVPTDDLAEDAYRVVRDALRKTNKAGLGQLTMRGKEYLCAIRPCGDGLLLETLHYEQDIRDADPLFSGIEDDASDDELLGVATELIEKKTAKFDASAFEDHYATALKDLIGRKMKSKKTRRTKADDDEKRPEAENVVDLMDALKKSLKDSKGKGGSTRRKKAS; encoded by the coding sequence ATGGCATCGCGCGCGATCTGGAAAGGACAGCTTCGGCTCTCGCTTGTTTCGATCCCGATCGAAATCCACTCCGCCCGCAACTCCGGCGCCCGCGTCTCGTTCCGACAGATCCACGGGCCCTCGGGCAAGCCGGTCCACTATGAAAAGGTCGTCCAGGGCGTCGGTCCGGTCGAGAACGACGACATCATGAAAGGCTACGAGACGGACGACGGCGAATATGTCCTGCTGGAACCGGACGAGATCGACGCGATCCGGCTGGAGACGAAGAAGACGCTGGAGCTCGTCCAGTTCGTCGAGGCTTCCGAGATCGCGCCGATCTGGTTCGATCGGCCCTATTACGTGGTGCCGACCGACGATCTCGCCGAAGACGCCTATCGCGTGGTCCGCGATGCGCTGCGCAAGACCAACAAGGCCGGGCTTGGCCAGCTGACGATGCGGGGCAAGGAATATCTCTGCGCGATCCGGCCCTGCGGCGACGGCCTGCTGCTCGAGACGCTGCATTACGAACAGGACATCCGCGACGCCGACCCGCTGTTCTCAGGGATCGAGGACGATGCCTCCGACGACGAGTTGCTCGGCGTCGCGACCGAGCTGATCGAGAAGAAGACGGCCAAGTTCGATGCCTCGGCGTTCGAAGACCACTACGCCACGGCGCTGAAGGACCTGATCGGGCGCAAGATGAAGTCCAAGAAGACCCGTCGCACCAAGGCGGACGACGACGAGAAACGGCCCGAGGCCGAGAACGTCGTCGACCTGATGGACGCGCTGAAAAAGAGCCTGAAGGACAGCAAGGGGAAGGGCGGTAGCACGCGCCGCAAGAAGGCGTCGTGA
- the ligD gene encoding DNA ligase D: MSALREYERKRDFDVTPEPRAELVEAGGERASFVVQKHDATRLHFDFRLELDGVLLSWAVTKGPSADPSEKRLAVRTEDHPIAYGAFEGTIPEGEYGAGTVMLWDNGWWEPLHDPAKGVKEGKLHFRLHGARMKGGWALVRMKPRKGEKRENWLLIKERDDEAGRSADALINKYRTSVTTGRAMRAIRSDKPVAEPVKHDGKRPGFRKVQLATLRDAPPEGEGWQHEAKFDGYRCLVALGKGGPRLFTRNGKDWTDRFGALVDPVDALNCKSALIDGEVIAGGGGGDFSALQAALKSGDPLMYYAFDCLALDGKDLTGKPLSDRRAALESLFEGQPPRGAVRLSPVIEGDGAAALDAMCRAGGEGIVSKRLDAPYKGQRSRGWIKAKCITRAEFVVVGWSPSDKRGRAFSSLLVGSYEAGRLVYRGRVGTGFDGDDFDDLKPQLDRLARKTTPLDDDDLPGETKGAKWVTPKLVAEVEYAEFTAEGRIRHGVYHGLREDKEASDVSAKAEASKDEAEVEVAGVRISSADRVIDDDSGMTKADVARYYGQVAERLLSHAADRPVSLLRFPDGIGGDGFFQKHAGKGFPDGVKSMPIEEKDGGTEEYIYVSSADGLVGASQMGTVEFHIWGAARDRIERPDRMVFDLDPDEGLDFDDVVAAAQEIREGLEACGLDCAPMVTGGKGVHVIVPLRCVAGWDTVKTFARTFATVLAERHPDRYTATMSKAKRKGRVFIDWLRNERGATAIAPYSLRGRAGMAVATPVSWDELGKLKSANGFYADDMADRLEADCPLDVVEARGIGTTVVEALEDWASG; the protein is encoded by the coding sequence GTGAGTGCGCTCCGCGAATACGAGCGCAAGCGGGATTTCGACGTCACGCCAGAACCCCGCGCCGAGCTGGTCGAAGCGGGCGGTGAGCGGGCCTCCTTCGTCGTCCAGAAACACGACGCGACGCGGTTGCACTTCGACTTCCGACTCGAGCTCGACGGCGTGCTGCTGTCCTGGGCCGTGACCAAGGGACCCTCTGCCGACCCGTCGGAAAAACGGCTCGCGGTGCGGACCGAGGATCACCCGATCGCCTACGGGGCCTTCGAGGGCACTATCCCCGAGGGCGAATACGGTGCCGGCACGGTCATGCTCTGGGACAATGGCTGGTGGGAGCCGCTGCATGACCCGGCGAAGGGCGTGAAAGAGGGCAAGCTGCACTTCCGCCTGCATGGCGCACGGATGAAGGGGGGCTGGGCGCTGGTTCGCATGAAGCCGCGCAAGGGTGAGAAGCGCGAGAACTGGCTGCTCATCAAGGAACGCGACGACGAGGCGGGCCGCAGCGCCGACGCGCTCATCAACAAGTATCGCACCAGTGTCACGACGGGCCGCGCGATGCGGGCGATCCGCTCCGACAAGCCGGTGGCGGAGCCCGTGAAACATGACGGCAAGCGACCCGGCTTCCGCAAGGTTCAGCTCGCCACCCTGCGCGACGCGCCGCCCGAGGGCGAGGGCTGGCAGCACGAGGCGAAGTTCGACGGCTACCGCTGCCTCGTCGCGCTCGGCAAGGGCGGGCCGCGTCTGTTCACCCGCAACGGCAAGGACTGGACCGACAGGTTCGGCGCTCTCGTCGATCCCGTCGATGCGCTGAACTGCAAATCGGCCCTGATCGACGGTGAGGTCATCGCCGGCGGCGGGGGCGGGGACTTCTCCGCCCTGCAGGCGGCGCTGAAGTCAGGCGATCCGCTCATGTACTACGCTTTCGACTGCCTCGCGCTCGATGGTAAGGACCTGACCGGCAAGCCGCTGTCCGACCGCCGCGCGGCGCTCGAGAGCCTGTTCGAGGGTCAGCCGCCGCGCGGCGCGGTCCGGCTCAGTCCGGTGATCGAGGGGGATGGCGCCGCCGCGCTCGACGCCATGTGCCGCGCGGGCGGCGAGGGGATCGTGTCGAAGCGGCTCGACGCGCCTTACAAAGGCCAGCGCTCCCGCGGCTGGATCAAGGCCAAATGCATCACGCGCGCCGAATTCGTGGTCGTCGGCTGGTCGCCCTCCGACAAGCGGGGGCGGGCGTTCTCATCCTTGTTGGTCGGCTCGTACGAGGCGGGCAGGCTGGTCTACCGCGGGCGTGTCGGCACCGGGTTCGACGGCGACGATTTCGACGACCTGAAACCGCAGCTTGATCGGCTGGCCCGAAAGACCACGCCGCTCGATGACGATGACCTTCCCGGCGAGACGAAAGGCGCGAAGTGGGTCACGCCCAAGCTGGTCGCGGAAGTCGAATACGCGGAGTTCACCGCCGAGGGCCGTATCCGTCATGGCGTCTACCACGGACTGCGCGAGGACAAGGAGGCCAGCGACGTGAGTGCGAAGGCAGAAGCATCGAAGGACGAGGCGGAGGTCGAAGTCGCCGGAGTCCGCATCTCGAGCGCCGACCGGGTGATCGACGACGACAGCGGCATGACAAAGGCCGATGTCGCCCGCTATTACGGGCAGGTCGCGGAGCGGCTGCTGTCCCATGCTGCCGACCGGCCAGTGTCGTTGCTGCGCTTCCCCGATGGCATCGGCGGGGACGGGTTCTTCCAGAAACATGCTGGCAAGGGCTTTCCGGACGGCGTGAAGTCGATGCCGATCGAGGAAAAGGACGGCGGAACGGAGGAGTACATCTATGTCTCTTCTGCCGATGGCCTCGTCGGGGCGTCGCAGATGGGCACGGTGGAATTCCACATCTGGGGCGCTGCGCGTGACCGGATCGAGCGGCCGGACAGGATGGTGTTCGATCTGGACCCGGACGAGGGTCTCGACTTTGACGATGTGGTCGCCGCCGCGCAGGAAATCCGGGAGGGGCTCGAAGCCTGCGGGCTGGACTGTGCGCCGATGGTCACCGGCGGCAAGGGCGTGCATGTCATCGTGCCGCTGCGCTGCGTCGCGGGCTGGGACACGGTGAAGACGTTCGCCCGGACCTTCGCGACCGTTCTCGCCGAGCGGCATCCCGATCGCTATACCGCCACGATGTCGAAGGCGAAGCGCAAGGGCCGGGTCTTCATCGACTGGCTGCGCAACGAGCGCGGCGCGACGGCGATTGCGCCCTACTCGCTCCGGGGGCGGGCTGGCATGGCGGTTGCCACGCCGGTCAGCTGGGACGAGCTCGGCAAGCTCAAGTCGGCGAACGGCTTCTACGCAGACGACATGGCGGACCGGCTTGAGGCGGACTGCCCGCTCGACGTGGTCGAGGCGCGCGGCATCGGCACGACGGTCGTCGAGGCGTTGGAAGACTGGGCCTCTGGCTAG
- a CDS encoding glycosyltransferase family protein — translation MADFHQNGNITTLHNLRTRGLDDLTYELTAVSQNRKISLILPSLYSELEGPALGHIIDELAQVPYLHRIVIGLDRADEAQYRAAQGFFARLPQNHVVIWNDSPRMTALQARLADLGLAPGERGKGSNVWSCMGYLIACADSSVIAIHDCDITTYDRELLARLVYPVAIPSFPYQMAKGFYPRIDGHKLNGRVTRLLVSPLLIALKKVIGDRDYLDFLRSFRYPLSGEFALRTTSLPDLRIPSDWGLEIGVLSEAWRNLAPKSVCQVELADEYDHKHQDLSEEDASQGLSRMSTDICKAIFRKLAADGTVFTPNVFRTLKATYYRRALDLLEGYYNDAKMNGLSIDRHREEKTVELFAENIIRAGQIFLDHPHETPFIPTWNRVNAADPDFLTSFKRAVAEDTAEFTPPQTA, via the coding sequence ATGGCTGACTTTCACCAGAACGGGAACATCACCACCCTTCACAACCTGCGCACCCGCGGCCTCGACGACCTCACCTACGAGCTGACCGCCGTCTCGCAGAACAGGAAGATCTCGCTGATCCTGCCCTCGCTCTATTCCGAGCTCGAGGGACCCGCGCTCGGCCATATCATCGACGAACTCGCGCAGGTCCCCTACCTGCACCGCATCGTCATCGGCCTCGACCGGGCGGACGAGGCGCAGTATCGCGCCGCGCAGGGCTTCTTCGCGCGACTGCCGCAGAACCACGTGGTGATCTGGAACGACAGCCCGCGCATGACCGCGCTGCAGGCGCGGCTCGCGGACCTCGGCCTCGCGCCGGGTGAGCGGGGCAAGGGCAGCAACGTCTGGAGCTGCATGGGCTACCTCATCGCCTGCGCCGACAGTTCGGTCATCGCGATCCACGATTGCGACATCACCACCTACGACCGCGAGTTGCTGGCACGGCTGGTCTACCCGGTCGCGATCCCCTCGTTCCCCTACCAGATGGCGAAGGGCTTCTACCCGCGCATCGACGGTCACAAGCTGAACGGGCGGGTGACGCGCCTGCTGGTCAGCCCGCTTCTGATCGCGCTGAAGAAGGTGATCGGCGACCGCGACTACCTCGATTTCCTGCGCAGCTTCCGCTACCCGCTATCGGGCGAGTTCGCGCTGCGCACCACCAGCCTGCCGGACCTGCGCATCCCTTCGGACTGGGGGCTGGAGATCGGCGTGCTGTCCGAGGCCTGGCGCAACCTCGCGCCCAAATCCGTCTGCCAGGTCGAGCTCGCAGACGAGTACGACCATAAGCATCAGGACCTCTCCGAAGAGGACGCGAGCCAGGGGCTCAGCCGGATGTCGACCGATATCTGCAAGGCCATCTTCCGCAAGCTCGCCGCCGACGGCACGGTGTTCACGCCCAACGTCTTCCGCACGTTGAAGGCGACCTACTACCGTCGGGCGCTCGACCTGCTCGAGGGGTATTACAACGATGCCAAGATGAACGGCCTGTCCATCGACCGGCACCGCGAGGAGAAGACGGTCGAACTGTTCGCCGAGAACATCATCCGCGCCGGTCAGATCTTCCTTGACCACCCGCACGAGACGCCGTTCATCCCGACGTGGAACCGCGTGAATGCGGCCGATCCGGACTTTCTGACCAGCTTCAAGCGGGCGGTCGCCGAGGATACGGCGGAGTTCACCCCGCCCCAGACGGCCTAG
- a CDS encoding HAD-IIB family hydrolase yields the protein MSGRLPLLVFTDLDGTLLDHETYDWSPARPALDRLAGIGAGVILASSKTAAEIAPLRDELGLSDWPAIVENGCGLLEAGAPGDDDGDATEYQRLRTILHELPTGFTGFGDMDAADIARLTGLPADAARRAGQRRFSEPGTWTGTEVGLAAFLDAARANGIHARRGGRFLTLSFGGTKADRMDEVITRYRPGMTVALGDAPNDVEMLQRADRGIIVANPASDPLPELDDEADGRITRTTRPGPEGWAEAMLALQDKLNHHEDTGHDG from the coding sequence ATGAGCGGTCGCCTCCCCCTTCTCGTCTTCACCGATCTCGACGGAACGCTGCTGGATCATGAGACCTACGACTGGTCCCCGGCGCGACCCGCGTTGGACCGGCTGGCCGGGATCGGGGCGGGCGTGATCCTCGCGTCCAGCAAGACGGCGGCGGAAATCGCTCCCTTGCGGGACGAGCTCGGCCTCTCCGACTGGCCGGCCATCGTGGAGAACGGCTGCGGCCTGCTGGAGGCCGGAGCGCCGGGAGACGACGACGGAGACGCAACGGAATATCAACGTCTTCGCACCATCCTTCACGAATTGCCCACAGGCTTCACGGGATTTGGCGACATGGATGCCGCCGACATCGCGCGACTGACCGGCCTTCCTGCGGACGCTGCCCGTCGCGCGGGGCAGCGACGGTTCAGCGAGCCGGGCACCTGGACCGGCACCGAAGTCGGGCTGGCGGCCTTCCTGGACGCGGCGCGGGCGAACGGCATCCACGCGCGCCGCGGCGGACGCTTCCTGACATTGTCGTTCGGCGGCACCAAGGCCGACCGGATGGACGAGGTGATCACCCGCTACCGGCCCGGCATGACCGTCGCCCTCGGCGATGCGCCGAACGACGTAGAGATGCTGCAACGCGCCGATCGCGGCATCATCGTCGCGAACCCGGCCTCCGATCCGCTGCCCGAACTGGACGACGAAGCGGACGGCCGCATCACACGCACGACCCGGCCCGGACCAGAAGGCTGGGCAGAGGCAATGCTGGCATTGCAGGACAAGCTCAACCACCACGAGGATACCGGGCACGATGGCTGA
- a CDS encoding aspartate aminotransferase family protein produces the protein MTSANAADAAFWSDVSGHVMRYGPVFERRVIERAEGSYVYDTAGKPILDFTSGQMSALLGHSHPEIVRTVQEQIGKLDHLFSGMLSKPVVDLCARLGGMVPGLEKVMLLSTGGESNEAAIRLAKCVTGKHEVVAFSKSWHGMTGAAASATYSAARKGYGPAQVGSFAIPAPHAYRPRFTHADGSLDWQTELDDAFALIDSQSTGSLAAFIAEPILSSGGIIDLPEGYLAALKKKCEEREMLLILDEAQTGVGRTGTMFAFERDGVVPDILTLSKTLGAGLPLSAVLTSTEIEEKAHEKGYIFLTTHVSDPLPAAVGLAVLDVVRNEGLIARATEAGTLLREGMQALQQRHDCIGDVRGRGLLLGLEIVTDRASKTPDLEMGDRIAAAAMERGLSMNIVKVPAMGAVFRIAPPLTATDEEIGQGLEIMGDALKAAETA, from the coding sequence ATGACCTCTGCCAACGCCGCCGATGCCGCCTTCTGGTCCGACGTTTCCGGACACGTGATGCGTTACGGACCCGTGTTCGAACGCCGGGTCATCGAGCGGGCGGAGGGCAGCTACGTCTACGACACCGCAGGAAAGCCGATTCTCGATTTCACCTCCGGCCAGATGAGCGCCCTCCTCGGCCATTCCCACCCCGAGATCGTGCGCACGGTGCAGGAGCAGATCGGCAAGCTCGACCATCTGTTCAGCGGCATGCTGTCGAAACCGGTCGTCGATCTCTGCGCGCGGCTCGGCGGCATGGTGCCGGGGCTCGAGAAGGTCATGCTCCTCTCCACCGGCGGCGAGTCGAACGAGGCGGCGATCCGACTGGCGAAATGCGTCACCGGCAAGCACGAAGTGGTCGCCTTCTCCAAGAGCTGGCACGGCATGACCGGCGCCGCGGCCTCTGCGACCTACAGCGCCGCGCGCAAGGGCTACGGGCCGGCGCAGGTCGGGTCGTTCGCGATCCCGGCGCCGCACGCCTACCGCCCCCGCTTCACCCACGCCGACGGCAGCCTCGACTGGCAGACGGAGCTCGACGACGCTTTCGCGCTGATCGACAGCCAGTCGACGGGCAGCCTCGCCGCGTTCATCGCGGAGCCGATCCTGTCGTCGGGCGGGATCATCGACCTGCCCGAAGGCTACCTCGCCGCACTGAAGAAGAAGTGCGAGGAGCGCGAGATGCTCCTGATCCTCGACGAGGCGCAGACCGGGGTGGGCCGCACCGGAACCATGTTCGCCTTCGAGCGGGACGGCGTGGTGCCCGATATCCTGACGCTGTCCAAGACGCTCGGCGCGGGCCTGCCGCTGTCGGCGGTGCTGACCAGCACCGAGATCGAGGAGAAGGCGCACGAGAAGGGCTATATCTTCCTTACGACCCACGTCTCCGACCCGCTGCCGGCGGCGGTCGGGCTGGCGGTGCTCGACGTGGTCCGGAACGAGGGCCTGATCGCCCGCGCGACGGAGGCCGGGACGCTGCTGCGCGAGGGGATGCAGGCGCTTCAGCAGCGGCACGACTGCATCGGCGACGTGCGCGGCCGGGGCTTGCTGCTCGGGCTGGAGATCGTCACCGACCGCGCTTCGAAGACCCCCGACCTCGAGATGGGCGACCGGATCGCTGCCGCGGCGATGGAGCGTGGCCTCAGCATGAACATCGTCAAGGTACCCGCGATGGGCGCGGTCTTCCGCATCGCCCCGCCCCTCACGGCGACGGACGAGGAGATCGGTCAGGGTCTCGAGATCATGGGCGACGCGCTGAAGGCGGCCGAGACGGCGTGA
- a CDS encoding TetR/AcrR family transcriptional regulator encodes MDPRRSRSRAKLKAALKDLLAEKRIEEVRVDELCQRAGVTRPTFYANFGEVHALLDDHLEALVLDLRDQIIRHAPDPGPLLSAEEKHRRATIVLTWLFQQIGTDDPLIRRLLIDGEATRVERPFIGLFDTILRENREAAPGRPHVSDAHRDVGVHFFTGAIMSLLRLWLQEPGRMTAADLAAIGAHFMTYGRSRPPLIED; translated from the coding sequence ATGGATCCAAGACGCAGCCGGAGCCGGGCGAAACTGAAAGCCGCCCTGAAGGACCTCCTCGCCGAGAAGCGGATCGAGGAGGTGCGCGTGGACGAACTGTGTCAGCGCGCCGGCGTCACGCGACCGACCTTCTATGCCAACTTCGGCGAGGTTCACGCGCTGCTCGACGATCATCTCGAAGCGCTCGTGCTCGACCTGAGGGACCAGATCATTCGCCACGCGCCGGACCCGGGCCCGCTGTTGTCGGCGGAGGAAAAGCACCGCCGCGCGACCATCGTCCTGACATGGCTCTTCCAGCAGATCGGGACAGACGACCCGCTGATCCGCCGCCTGCTGATCGACGGCGAGGCGACCCGAGTAGAGCGACCCTTCATCGGGCTCTTCGACACGATCCTGCGCGAAAACCGCGAGGCCGCGCCGGGACGGCCCCATGTCAGCGACGCGCACCGCGACGTCGGCGTTCACTTCTTCACCGGGGCGATCATGTCGCTGCTTCGGCTGTGGCTGCAGGAGCCCGGCCGCATGACGGCAGCCGATCTGGCCGCCATCGGCGCCCACTTCATGACCTACGGCAGGTCACGCCCACCACTCATCGAGGACTGA
- a CDS encoding efflux RND transporter periplasmic adaptor subunit codes for MRFILPLILAAMPLSLHAQETAPDRPAVKLMQLEIDDGGISRRFFGRVTARSTVDLAFQAGGQVDSLPIAEGEVVPEGALLAQLDLDPFERKVAQARAELDQANRELARREQLGPDVTSQAQIDSTRTNAELAQVAYDDAVAALDDATLHAPFDSLLASRYAEQYATVGAGEPIVRIHDMSELRVHIEVPEVIISYVGTNPQIEASADLVGSDEPLPLQYREFTAEASDVGQTYELSLAFIGEVPESLLPGASATVTMTLTDPDATQRILVPPTALQYSADGTAQVLVYEPDDDGMTGTLRAQPVEIEPAENGYFELAAGPEAGTEIVAAGASRLADGDAVRRYTGLGPSGDEQ; via the coding sequence ATGCGATTTATCCTTCCCCTGATCCTTGCCGCGATGCCGCTCTCCCTCCACGCGCAGGAGACCGCACCCGATCGTCCCGCCGTGAAGCTCATGCAGCTCGAAATCGACGACGGCGGAATCAGCCGCCGCTTCTTCGGGCGCGTGACGGCGCGGAGCACCGTCGATCTCGCGTTTCAGGCCGGCGGTCAGGTGGACAGCCTGCCGATCGCGGAAGGCGAAGTGGTGCCGGAAGGCGCGCTGCTGGCGCAGCTCGACCTCGATCCGTTCGAACGGAAGGTCGCGCAGGCGCGCGCCGAACTGGATCAGGCCAACCGGGAGCTGGCGCGGCGCGAACAGCTCGGCCCCGATGTCACCTCGCAAGCCCAGATCGACTCGACCCGCACCAATGCCGAACTGGCGCAGGTCGCCTATGATGACGCGGTCGCCGCGCTGGACGATGCGACGTTACATGCGCCGTTCGACAGCTTGCTCGCCAGCCGCTACGCCGAGCAATACGCCACCGTAGGGGCGGGTGAGCCCATCGTGCGCATCCACGACATGAGCGAACTGCGCGTGCATATCGAAGTGCCCGAAGTCATCATCAGCTATGTCGGCACCAATCCGCAGATCGAGGCGAGCGCCGACCTTGTCGGCAGCGACGAACCGCTGCCGCTTCAATATCGCGAATTCACCGCCGAGGCGTCGGACGTCGGGCAGACCTACGAGCTTTCACTCGCCTTCATCGGCGAGGTGCCGGAGTCGCTGCTGCCGGGCGCATCGGCGACCGTGACGATGACGCTGACGGACCCCGACGCGACGCAGCGTATCCTCGTGCCGCCGACCGCGCTGCAATACAGCGCCGACGGCACGGCGCAGGTGCTGGTCTACGAGCCGGACGACGACGGCATGACCGGCACGCTCCGCGCGCAGCCGGTGGAGATCGAGCCGGCCGAGAACGGCTACTTCGAGCTCGCCGCCGGCCCCGAGGCAGGGACAGAGATCGTCGCGGCCGGTGCCTCTCGCCTGGCGGACGGGGACGCGGTCCGGCGCTACACTGGCCTTGGGCCCTCGGGGGATGAGCAGTGA